The nucleotide window GTCCTGCGCTTTCTTTTCACCAATCCCTTTAAGCATTGTTGCAATCTCTTCTGCTGTCGCTGAATTGATGTTTACGGTAATTTCAATTCCTTCATATTTATCCGCTGTTGTATCTGCCGCCAACCCAAATGGTGTAAACACGCATAACAATAAAGTCAAAACCCATTTCATATTAAACATTTGCTTTCCTATTCGTTGTGATAACAATTTCAGCAATAGTTTCATCGTTCTTGCTGGTAAAAACATCAGCACTAATGTAGGTAAAGCTCTCTATTGATTGAAGTTTGTTGTGCAGAAAATAAAACGGGCCGCTTACGCGACCCGTTTAAGTTGACATACAAATTACACGATTAG belongs to Vibrio sp. STUT-A11 and includes:
- a CDS encoding ComEA family DNA-binding protein, translating into MKWVLTLLLCVFTPFGLAADTTADKYEGIEITVNINSATAEEIATMLKGIGEKKAQDIVDYRSEHGPFKTVSDLGKVKGIGDATLKKNEGRIIL